From Burkholderia sp. WP9, a single genomic window includes:
- a CDS encoding TIGR03118 family protein: MKSVLKALGVAVGGAALVSFVAACGGSNSVSMQSYTSTALVSDGAVAAAHTDPNLKNAWGVAFNPKGFVWVADNATSRATLYDGNGTPQSLVVSIPNGTNGPANPTGIVFNGTTDFVVTQGGKSGVGAFIFAGEGGTITAWAPTVAPTAAFVVFDSGSSGAVYKGLAMASNGGANFLYATDFHNNRIDVFDRSFTKVATSGKFQDASIPAGFAPFGIQAIGAKLFVTYAKQDAEAHDNLDGAGLGFVDIFDTAGNLLQRFASAGALNAPWGITQAPANFGRFSGDVLVGNFGDGTINAFDPVSGQSLGAINLPDGSAFVQHGLWGIAFGNGLSNQPVNTLFFAAGPNDEANGVYGRIDVKM; this comes from the coding sequence ATGAAATCTGTGCTTAAGGCATTGGGCGTCGCCGTGGGCGGCGCGGCGTTGGTGAGTTTCGTCGCGGCATGCGGCGGTTCCAACTCGGTCAGTATGCAGTCGTATACATCGACAGCGCTCGTATCGGACGGCGCAGTCGCGGCAGCGCATACCGACCCTAACCTGAAAAACGCGTGGGGCGTTGCGTTCAATCCGAAGGGTTTCGTCTGGGTCGCGGACAACGCCACCTCGCGCGCGACGCTTTACGATGGCAACGGCACGCCACAGTCTCTAGTCGTCAGCATTCCGAATGGAACGAACGGTCCGGCGAATCCGACCGGCATTGTCTTCAATGGCACGACGGACTTCGTCGTGACGCAAGGCGGCAAGTCCGGCGTGGGCGCATTCATCTTTGCCGGCGAAGGCGGTACGATTACGGCGTGGGCTCCGACGGTCGCCCCGACCGCCGCATTCGTCGTGTTCGACAGCGGCAGCAGCGGCGCGGTCTACAAAGGCCTCGCGATGGCAAGCAACGGAGGCGCCAACTTTCTCTACGCCACCGACTTTCACAACAACAGAATCGACGTATTCGACAGAAGCTTCACGAAGGTTGCAACGTCGGGCAAGTTTCAGGATGCGTCGATACCGGCAGGCTTTGCGCCGTTCGGTATTCAGGCAATCGGCGCGAAGCTCTTCGTGACCTACGCCAAGCAGGACGCAGAGGCGCACGACAACCTCGACGGCGCCGGCCTCGGTTTCGTCGATATCTTCGATACGGCAGGCAACCTGCTGCAGCGTTTTGCTTCGGCGGGCGCGCTGAATGCGCCGTGGGGAATCACACAGGCGCCGGCCAATTTTGGACGGTTTAGCGGCGACGTGCTGGTTGGGAACTTCGGCGACGGCACGATCAATGCCTTCGATCCGGTCAGCGGGCAATCGCTTGGCGCGATCAATCTGCCTGACGGAAGCGCGTTCGTCCAGCACGGTCTGTGGGGCATCGCGTTCGGTAACGGGCTCAGCAATCAGCCGGTCAATACGCTGTTTTTCGCGGCCGGTCCGAATGACGAAGCGAACGGGGTTTATGGACGCATCGACGTGAAAATGTGA